The Herminiimonas arsenitoxidans genome window below encodes:
- a CDS encoding Gfo/Idh/MocA family protein has translation MQTQIQTKLPLQLGFIGGSLNAAVGYSHFISSTMDGKWQLVAGCFSKSPESNTKTAEVYGVSTDRVYSSLADMLLHEKDRLDAIVVLTPTPDHFDNVSACLTAGIPVICEKSLSVCSDDAQKLIALRDKVKGFLAVTYNYSGYPMLRELALRIRKGKLGKILHFQAEMPQEGFIRLDAHGNRPQPQPWRLSDGDIPTLYLDLAVHLHQIMHYLTDEKPIELVADQNSYGWFFGVIDNANCLVRYSNEIQGQLWFSKSALGHRNGLRIRIYGDRGSAEWYQANPEELVLSHIDGRREILDRSGQVEISNQSRYNRFKAGHPAGFIEAFANLYSDIAVSLRHFQQNGEWKSDEVFSAELALEGMFFLEAMVTSSHSRSWQTVQSAKLQNDDTEHTFLRAI, from the coding sequence ATGCAGACTCAAATACAAACCAAGCTACCACTACAACTCGGTTTCATAGGCGGATCACTCAATGCAGCGGTCGGCTATTCGCATTTTATCTCCAGCACGATGGATGGCAAATGGCAACTTGTCGCAGGCTGCTTCAGCAAGAGTCCAGAATCAAACACGAAGACGGCGGAAGTCTACGGCGTAAGTACTGACCGTGTTTATAGTAGTCTGGCCGATATGCTACTGCATGAAAAAGACCGTCTGGATGCTATCGTTGTCTTGACCCCTACACCAGACCATTTTGACAACGTCAGCGCCTGTCTAACCGCTGGTATTCCCGTGATCTGCGAAAAATCGCTATCCGTCTGCAGCGATGATGCACAAAAGCTGATTGCGCTACGAGACAAGGTCAAAGGCTTTCTTGCCGTCACCTACAACTACTCCGGCTATCCAATGCTGCGCGAACTGGCACTACGGATTCGCAAGGGGAAGCTTGGCAAGATCCTACACTTCCAAGCCGAAATGCCGCAGGAAGGTTTCATCCGACTGGACGCACACGGCAACAGGCCTCAGCCTCAACCGTGGCGATTGTCCGACGGTGACATCCCAACGCTTTATCTTGACCTCGCAGTCCATCTCCACCAAATCATGCATTACCTCACCGACGAAAAACCGATCGAATTGGTAGCTGACCAGAATAGCTACGGCTGGTTTTTCGGCGTAATTGATAACGCCAATTGTCTTGTACGCTATAGCAACGAGATACAGGGCCAACTCTGGTTCAGCAAATCTGCGTTAGGCCACCGCAACGGCTTGCGTATCCGTATCTATGGTGATCGCGGTTCAGCCGAGTGGTATCAGGCCAATCCCGAAGAACTAGTGCTATCGCATATCGATGGCCGTCGGGAAATTCTGGATCGCTCTGGCCAGGTCGAAATAAGTAACCAGTCACGCTACAACCGTTTCAAGGCTGGTCATCCGGCCGGCTTCATCGAGGCATTCGCTAATTTATACAGTGATATCGCGGTGAGCTTACGGCATTTCCAACAGAACGGTGAATGGAAGTCGGACGAAGTATTTAGTGCGGAACTAGCACTGGAAGGCATGTTCTTTTTAGAAGCCATGGTGACGTCGTCGCACAGCCGGAGTTGGCAGACCGTCCAGTCTGCCAAGCTGCAGAATGACGACACAGAACATACATTTTTGAGGGCGATTTGA
- a CDS encoding acetyltransferase, giving the protein MKTIIYGNGAMAKVLYSYARHSMDICGFTVDDICIAEGTNNFLGLPLVPFSLVEKKWNTSSHNMILAIGYTDLNALRERKYIEAQQKGYSFTRFIHSSVIQHDGVTIGENCILLDHVSVHPGCRIDVGTFISSNVNIGHDCIIENNNWINSGVAIAGGCTIGAGSFFGVNASVGHNVKVGARNFIAANTLINRSTKDEQVYLSEPGLLFKLKSKAFLKFSQLMK; this is encoded by the coding sequence ATGAAGACCATCATTTATGGAAATGGCGCGATGGCCAAGGTACTGTATTCCTACGCGCGCCACAGCATGGATATCTGCGGTTTTACCGTTGACGACATCTGTATTGCCGAAGGAACGAACAATTTCCTCGGATTGCCATTGGTACCGTTCAGTCTGGTAGAAAAAAAATGGAATACCTCATCGCATAATATGATCCTCGCGATCGGTTACACAGATTTGAATGCACTACGCGAACGAAAATATATCGAAGCACAACAAAAGGGATACAGTTTTACGCGCTTTATCCATTCATCGGTCATTCAACACGATGGAGTGACAATAGGTGAAAACTGCATTTTGCTGGACCACGTCTCTGTGCATCCGGGTTGCCGAATTGATGTCGGCACGTTTATCTCAAGCAACGTCAATATTGGTCACGACTGCATTATCGAAAATAACAACTGGATCAATTCCGGTGTAGCCATTGCTGGTGGCTGCACAATCGGTGCCGGCAGTTTTTTCGGCGTCAATGCATCTGTTGGACATAACGTAAAAGTCGGGGCACGCAACTTCATTGCAGCCAACACCTTAATCAATCGTTCAACCAAAGATGAGCAGGTTTACTTATCTGAGCCAGGCCTGTTGTTCAAACTAAAAAGCAAGGCCTTTCTTAAGTTCAGTCAGTTGATGAAATAG
- a CDS encoding acyl carrier protein, translating to MQNDIQLYVLALLQKKSRLPKDFDDASDFISTGIIDSIAIIKFILALEEKFDIEITDSDLESEQFRSVQGLAMMISKKTGTTHS from the coding sequence ATGCAAAACGACATACAGCTCTATGTTCTGGCACTACTGCAAAAGAAATCCCGGCTACCGAAGGATTTTGACGATGCCAGCGATTTCATCTCAACTGGGATCATCGATTCAATCGCTATCATCAAATTCATATTGGCACTGGAAGAAAAGTTCGATATAGAGATTACCGACAGCGATCTTGAGTCCGAACAATTTCGTTCAGTACAAGGATTAGCCATGATGATCAGCAAAAAAACCGGAACTACTCACTCATGA
- a CDS encoding class I SAM-dependent methyltransferase, which produces MTEFTQQHGVREIRPKILFQQIEERNPDRNVMFNVSIPSSAIGGMTLLESSILVSLASLTSASIFFEFGTYMGATSVLLAANSAPHARITTVDLPPASIDTAKPDSDEVTLILQNDIENDNYLRRTFAEKGAFYIDRADAETQNKIKRIYHDSRSLDPQAQDLAGRFDFIFIDGGHDYDTVAIDTTNALKMAKPDAVIIWHDYRSKIHGDVTRFVDHFSQEIPLIHVQNTMLAFMLKGKFRNLLPN; this is translated from the coding sequence ATGACCGAATTCACACAACAACACGGCGTACGCGAAATTCGCCCCAAGATATTGTTTCAACAGATCGAAGAACGAAATCCAGATCGCAATGTAATGTTCAACGTCAGCATTCCGAGTAGCGCCATCGGCGGCATGACCTTGCTGGAGAGTTCGATTCTGGTTAGCTTGGCATCACTGACATCCGCCAGTATTTTTTTTGAATTCGGCACTTACATGGGGGCAACTAGCGTCCTGCTGGCAGCCAATTCGGCACCACACGCCAGGATCACGACGGTCGATCTCCCCCCGGCCAGTATCGACACTGCCAAACCAGACAGCGACGAAGTTACATTAATTCTGCAAAATGATATCGAAAACGATAACTACCTGCGTCGCACATTTGCTGAAAAGGGCGCGTTTTACATCGACCGCGCCGACGCAGAAACGCAGAACAAGATTAAGCGTATTTACCACGACAGTCGCAGCCTCGATCCACAGGCACAAGACTTGGCAGGTCGCTTCGATTTCATTTTTATCGATGGTGGCCACGACTACGACACGGTCGCCATCGATACCACGAATGCGCTAAAAATGGCAAAACCGGATGCAGTCATCATCTGGCACGATTACCGCTCAAAAATCCATGGAGACGTGACCCGTTTTGTCGATCACTTCAGTCAGGAAATCCCACTGATTCATGTGCAAAACACCATGCTGGCTTTCATGCTCAAAGGAAAATTCCGCAACCTGCTGCCGAATTGA
- a CDS encoding fatty acid desaturase, translating to MEISTENLEPQRIDWYRTPIDAQALGLLTKRSDRQGWLHIGGHLLLLTCTGTIAYLTYLHQLYLTALVMLLIHGTCYSFLGWAGAGHELVHRTVFKNKACNEFFLFLFAFLSWNNPIYFRASHIRHHQKTVFTAHDSEVRLPQTLRYTDWIWSLTFDVPAAYRALRIVIENSMGIIKGQWSSRLFTETMGAERRQIAIWARAVLLGHIALAAAFVLSGHWPLLLIITFAPFIADWLNKVLALAQHFGMQPNVCDYRDNSRTVLLHPALAFLYWQMNYHIEHHMYPGVPFFQLKNLRRQLEYDLPIASNGILPLLVEMALIKKRQAQSDALTQSTAQTDNLIQKGRP from the coding sequence ATGGAAATTTCCACAGAAAATCTGGAACCACAACGCATCGACTGGTATCGCACGCCAATCGACGCACAAGCACTCGGCCTCCTGACCAAGCGCAGCGACCGACAAGGCTGGCTGCATATAGGCGGCCATCTCCTGCTGCTCACCTGCACGGGCACCATAGCCTACCTTACCTATCTGCATCAGCTTTACTTGACTGCATTGGTAATGCTACTGATCCATGGCACCTGCTATTCATTCTTGGGATGGGCCGGTGCCGGTCATGAACTGGTGCACCGTACTGTATTCAAGAACAAGGCATGCAATGAATTTTTTCTATTTCTGTTTGCCTTTTTGAGCTGGAATAATCCGATCTATTTTCGTGCCAGTCACATTCGCCACCATCAAAAAACTGTATTCACTGCTCACGATAGCGAAGTAAGATTGCCGCAGACACTCCGTTATACAGACTGGATCTGGTCACTAACCTTTGATGTGCCAGCAGCGTACCGTGCGTTGCGCATCGTCATCGAAAACAGTATGGGAATCATCAAGGGGCAATGGAGCTCGCGCCTGTTTACGGAAACTATGGGTGCAGAACGACGTCAGATCGCCATCTGGGCGCGTGCCGTGCTGCTCGGACATATAGCTTTAGCCGCAGCTTTTGTTCTGAGCGGACATTGGCCACTTCTGCTAATCATCACATTTGCCCCCTTCATCGCCGATTGGTTAAACAAGGTGCTAGCCTTGGCTCAGCATTTCGGCATGCAACCGAACGTTTGCGATTACCGCGACAACAGTCGTACTGTGCTGCTGCACCCTGCACTGGCATTTTTATACTGGCAAATGAACTATCACATAGAACATCACATGTATCCGGGCGTGCCGTTCTTTCAACTGAAAAATTTACGGCGCCAGTTGGAGTACGATCTGCCGATTGCCTCTAACGGGATTCTGCCATTGCTAGTGGAAATGGCATTGATCAAAAAGCGGCAAGCGCAGTCAGATGCTCTTACCCAGTCTACTGCCCAAACCGATAACCTTATCCAAAAAGGAAGGCCATGA
- a CDS encoding O-linked N-acetylglucosamine transferase, SPINDLY family protein, giving the protein MQESEQLKEQASDIELDLQAAINFHQNGNLEKASIRYRQILKQEPNHVTASHLLGVLAYQIGKHELAINLISKAITLKPDNPDFYCNLGTAYQGLQQTEDAIACYRNALLINPAYALAHNNLGSALKEQGRIDEAIVCFQQALSLQPDFVLAQNNLSTAQGNDNQNVRPPLSGPEQFYAEALRFAAQFEVPLKAYWPAHTNTPDPKKRIKLGYVSGDFRNHAVAYFIQPIFVNHDHAHFEVFCYSNSHIHDDITEQLKKSADHWIVCKDLSEDQLAAQILQDGIDVLVDLSGHTAHNRLLTFARKPAPVQVTSVGIPASTGLQAIDYRLTDIDMDPPGMTEAWHTETLVRLSTAATYQPPTDSPEVSPLPALSSPVFTLACLNNLAKISKRTIRLWSRILHALPSARLILGNARNEQTRQQLFDQFSQQGIAAERIILKPNMPLRDYLALHGEIDLALDPFPYNGGTTSNHSLWMGVPVITLAGNSSISRVGVAIMSRIGLTECIATDEEDYLRLVVEYANDLPRLSALRSICRTMVATGSGSGPKEFTLAVENAYRTMWRTWCASQESA; this is encoded by the coding sequence GCTTCGGATATCGAGCTTGACTTACAAGCTGCGATCAACTTCCATCAAAATGGCAATCTTGAAAAGGCTAGCATTCGCTATCGACAAATACTAAAGCAAGAGCCAAACCATGTAACAGCGTCGCATCTCCTCGGCGTTCTTGCCTATCAAATTGGCAAACACGAACTCGCGATCAATTTGATTAGCAAGGCGATTACACTCAAACCGGACAATCCCGATTTTTACTGCAATCTGGGTACTGCCTATCAAGGATTGCAGCAGACTGAAGATGCCATAGCCTGCTATCGCAATGCTTTGCTGATTAATCCCGCCTATGCGCTCGCACACAACAATCTTGGTTCTGCGTTAAAAGAGCAAGGTCGAATTGATGAAGCAATCGTATGCTTTCAACAAGCACTTTCGCTACAACCTGATTTTGTCCTGGCGCAAAACAACTTATCGACAGCACAAGGAAACGACAACCAGAATGTACGTCCACCACTATCGGGGCCAGAACAGTTTTATGCAGAAGCCTTGCGATTTGCAGCACAGTTCGAAGTGCCCCTGAAAGCCTATTGGCCAGCGCACACCAACACACCAGATCCTAAAAAACGGATCAAGCTAGGCTATGTATCCGGCGATTTTCGCAATCATGCGGTAGCCTATTTCATCCAGCCTATTTTTGTTAACCACGATCACGCCCATTTTGAAGTTTTTTGCTACTCGAATTCTCACATCCACGATGACATCACTGAACAACTCAAGAAATCGGCCGATCACTGGATAGTCTGCAAAGATCTATCGGAAGATCAACTTGCTGCGCAAATCCTGCAAGACGGGATCGACGTACTAGTCGACCTGTCTGGCCACACTGCACATAATCGCCTGTTAACATTCGCACGCAAACCTGCGCCGGTACAAGTAACATCCGTCGGCATTCCTGCATCCACCGGCTTACAAGCCATCGATTATCGCCTCACCGACATTGACATGGATCCGCCCGGCATGACCGAGGCCTGGCATACCGAAACGCTAGTACGTTTGTCGACCGCAGCAACTTATCAGCCGCCGACTGACAGTCCAGAAGTATCACCATTACCGGCCTTGAGCTCCCCCGTCTTTACCCTAGCCTGCTTAAATAACCTTGCCAAAATCAGTAAGAGAACAATTCGGCTCTGGTCTCGTATCCTACATGCGCTCCCCTCTGCACGCCTGATACTTGGCAATGCCCGCAACGAACAAACACGTCAACAATTATTCGATCAATTTTCTCAGCAGGGGATTGCCGCCGAACGCATCATACTGAAACCCAACATGCCGCTGCGCGATTATCTGGCACTGCACGGTGAAATCGATCTTGCACTCGACCCCTTCCCTTACAATGGTGGCACAACGTCCAACCATTCATTATGGATGGGTGTCCCAGTCATTACACTTGCGGGTAATTCGTCAATTTCGCGCGTCGGTGTTGCGATCATGTCGCGCATCGGACTCACAGAATGCATCGCTACAGATGAGGAGGATTACCTACGGCTAGTTGTAGAGTACGCCAACGATCTGCCACGTCTTTCTGCATTACGCTCAATCTGCCGTACGATGGTTGCAACAGGATCTGGTTCTGGTCCGAAGGAGTTCACATTGGCAGTTGAAAACGCCTATCGAACAATGTGGCGTACATGGTGCGCATCTCAAGAATCAGCGTAA
- a CDS encoding class I adenylate-forming enzyme family protein — MKLANHTPSIPQANYTLATLFLACSQREAEKIAVICQDKKITYHALASLVCRWSQAMSQRGVNRGDHIGVLLPNSIEFVALILVAADLGAVLVPLNTSLTAAAIRKAFNATDVKHVVSTTTLLEELSRDDFPEVSGLWLAIDEAVDDIALPNIEYLSTLLSTAHHEAALLNWGQTDDALILTMTSGSTGDPKPIILTQRTKLNRVAAAIALYNIHATDITLAATPLYHSLAERLVLIPLLTGGTSVLMDKFSATEWIKHIEAQTVTFTIAVSSQLKQIVDYLPNVAPTAMRSLRCVVSSSALLESELKEKLLAKLDCDFHECYGTSEIAIASNLDGSAARTKLNSVGISAPGVDIMIIDAHDHVVAAGQPGEIVCKTTMLFGGYYKRQELTQAAMWGEYFRTGDIGTLDADGFLHFLGRKKDIIVTGGINVYPADIEAALTEHPAVLEAAAFAYPDANLGEVVAVAIVPKDAIRFDTDGELRKLRFHCAAQLADFQQPRKFFIIETLPRNSMGKLMKFQLTNRFSNTASDVAIHIETKATTS; from the coding sequence ATGAAACTCGCAAATCATACTCCGAGCATCCCTCAAGCAAACTATACGCTCGCCACACTTTTCCTCGCCTGCTCGCAACGCGAGGCAGAAAAAATTGCGGTCATCTGCCAAGATAAAAAAATAACGTACCACGCGCTCGCATCATTGGTCTGCCGCTGGTCGCAGGCAATGTCTCAAAGAGGCGTCAACCGTGGTGATCATATAGGCGTATTACTGCCGAACAGCATCGAGTTCGTTGCACTGATACTGGTTGCCGCAGACCTCGGTGCCGTTCTGGTACCACTAAATACATCGCTGACTGCTGCTGCCATACGCAAAGCGTTCAATGCCACGGACGTCAAACATGTCGTCTCGACTACTACTTTGCTGGAAGAGTTGTCGCGCGACGACTTCCCAGAAGTAAGCGGATTATGGCTGGCGATTGATGAGGCAGTGGACGATATTGCATTACCCAACATTGAATATCTCTCAACGTTACTGAGCACAGCCCATCATGAGGCGGCATTGCTTAACTGGGGACAAACCGATGATGCCCTCATCTTGACGATGACATCTGGCTCTACCGGCGACCCAAAACCCATCATCCTCACACAACGTACCAAGTTGAATCGCGTAGCTGCGGCAATAGCGCTGTACAACATCCACGCGACCGATATCACTCTTGCAGCCACCCCCCTCTACCATTCGTTAGCAGAAAGACTTGTGCTTATTCCACTACTGACCGGCGGCACGTCAGTATTAATGGACAAATTCTCTGCAACAGAATGGATAAAACACATCGAGGCACAAACCGTTACTTTCACAATCGCTGTTTCATCTCAACTCAAACAAATCGTTGATTACCTGCCAAACGTTGCGCCGACTGCCATGCGCAGCCTGCGTTGCGTCGTTTCGTCTTCTGCGCTATTGGAGTCAGAATTAAAAGAAAAGCTGCTTGCCAAATTAGATTGCGATTTTCACGAATGCTACGGCACGTCCGAAATCGCCATCGCATCTAATCTGGACGGCAGCGCTGCACGAACCAAATTAAATTCCGTAGGCATCAGCGCACCTGGCGTGGACATTATGATCATCGATGCCCATGACCATGTCGTAGCAGCCGGCCAGCCAGGTGAAATTGTATGTAAAACGACGATGCTGTTCGGCGGTTATTACAAGCGGCAGGAACTAACTCAGGCAGCAATGTGGGGGGAGTATTTTCGCACCGGCGACATCGGCACACTGGATGCAGACGGTTTTCTGCATTTTCTCGGCCGAAAAAAAGACATCATCGTGACTGGTGGTATCAACGTCTATCCTGCCGATATCGAGGCGGCACTTACCGAGCATCCTGCGGTACTGGAAGCGGCTGCATTCGCCTATCCAGATGCCAATCTTGGAGAAGTTGTTGCCGTTGCCATTGTTCCGAAAGATGCCATCCGCTTCGATACCGATGGCGAATTGCGAAAACTCCGATTTCATTGCGCCGCACAGTTGGCAGATTTCCAGCAACCTCGAAAATTTTTCATTATCGAGACATTACCGCGCAACAGTATGGGGAAACTGATGAAGTTTCAGTTGACAAACAGATTTAGCAACACAGCAAGCGATGTCGCAATTCACATCGAAACAAAGGCAACAACCTCCTGA
- a CDS encoding DegT/DnrJ/EryC1/StrS family aminotransferase → MNKKKLHVTEPYLPPLEEFIPYLEQIWESKWLTNNGQFHQELEQALCDYLGVKHLALFSNGTLALVTALQALRIGGEVITTPYSFVATTHALNWNGIKPVFVDIDPLTFNIDPSKIEAAITPQTTAILPVHVYGNPCATDEIQVIADKYGLKVIYDAAHAFGTRHEGQSILGAGDLSVLSFHATKVFNTFEGGAIICPDAKTKQRIDHLKNFGFADEVTVVAPGINAKMNEMQAAFGLLQLKHMDKVFTERRRIDQTYRSTLQGIKGLHLPQIPPQVDRNYAYFPVLIDNDFPFGRDALYDKLRAQNIFARRYFYPLISEFQPYRNLPSACKDNLPVATQLAQQVLCLPIYPNLSHAEQMSIINALKSA, encoded by the coding sequence ATGAACAAAAAAAAATTACATGTCACCGAACCTTATCTGCCGCCACTGGAAGAATTTATTCCCTATCTGGAACAAATCTGGGAGAGCAAATGGTTGACCAATAATGGTCAATTTCATCAGGAGCTGGAACAGGCCTTATGCGATTACCTCGGCGTCAAACATCTCGCCCTTTTTTCCAACGGCACGCTGGCCTTGGTTACGGCACTACAGGCATTGCGCATAGGCGGCGAAGTCATCACAACGCCTTACAGTTTTGTGGCTACCACACACGCACTAAATTGGAACGGCATTAAACCGGTATTCGTCGATATTGATCCACTCACTTTCAACATAGATCCCAGTAAAATTGAAGCAGCCATAACACCTCAGACCACCGCGATCCTACCGGTACACGTCTATGGCAACCCATGTGCAACCGACGAAATTCAGGTAATCGCCGACAAATATGGATTGAAAGTCATCTATGACGCTGCGCATGCGTTTGGCACCCGCCATGAAGGCCAGTCGATACTTGGTGCTGGTGATCTATCCGTATTGAGTTTTCACGCGACAAAAGTTTTTAACACGTTTGAAGGTGGCGCCATCATTTGTCCAGATGCCAAAACCAAGCAACGCATCGATCACTTGAAAAATTTCGGCTTTGCCGATGAAGTCACGGTAGTTGCACCCGGCATTAATGCGAAGATGAATGAAATGCAAGCTGCGTTCGGATTGCTACAGCTAAAGCATATGGATAAAGTCTTTACCGAACGCCGGCGCATCGACCAAACATACCGCAGCACACTGCAAGGAATAAAGGGCTTGCATCTGCCACAAATTCCACCGCAAGTTGATCGTAACTATGCATACTTCCCCGTGCTAATCGACAACGATTTCCCGTTCGGACGTGATGCGCTGTACGACAAACTGCGTGCCCAAAATATCTTTGCGCGACGTTATTTTTATCCACTAATCAGCGAATTTCAGCCTTATCGCAACCTACCGTCAGCCTGCAAAGACAATCTGCCGGTTGCAACGCAACTGGCGCAACAAGTCCTGTGCCTGCCAATTTACCCAAATTTAAGCCACGCTGAGCAGATGTCTATCATTAACGCGCTTAAATCAGCCTGA
- a CDS encoding FkbM family methyltransferase, producing the protein MIESTAFGPLLGNLASASDMLNEAELFLSPAYRGPRFLLGRNEHSAALLHTAGIDSLIDGIVDDHADGTTWQGKPVLAGENVPTDAMIVNCSMSIAPVSASRRLRALRFKSSLNYADLMAARPDLIPAPAFVTEMRANLVEHTSRWNALYAQLKDEESKTIFTDVLRFRLTADPLYMASYSIRFSDQYFEDFLPLQNAIFVDAGGFNGDTTEEFCKRYPDYREVILFEPSATNMADAKLRLAEHRDIRFIEQGISDAPGTLWFNSDAGSASAVSTEGACRIDVTTLDIALSDAVTFIKMDLEGWEMKALAGAEQHIRNDYPTLAISVYHSTSDFWRIPEYIASIRQDYDIYLRHYTEGWSETVMFFIPKTTAD; encoded by the coding sequence ATGATCGAGAGCACTGCATTCGGCCCCCTTCTCGGCAACCTTGCGTCCGCAAGCGACATGCTCAACGAAGCCGAACTCTTCCTGTCACCAGCCTATCGTGGCCCACGTTTTCTGCTTGGTCGAAATGAACATAGCGCTGCATTGCTTCACACCGCCGGCATCGACTCCCTGATTGATGGCATCGTCGACGATCATGCCGACGGCACCACTTGGCAAGGAAAACCTGTGCTTGCCGGTGAAAACGTCCCAACCGATGCGATGATCGTTAATTGTTCAATGTCGATCGCGCCGGTATCGGCTTCACGCCGATTGCGCGCATTGCGCTTCAAGAGCAGTCTTAATTATGCGGATCTGATGGCGGCCCGGCCAGACCTGATACCGGCCCCTGCATTCGTCACGGAAATGCGGGCAAATCTAGTCGAGCATACATCTCGCTGGAACGCTCTATATGCTCAATTGAAAGACGAAGAGTCTAAAACCATCTTCACCGATGTGCTACGCTTTCGCTTGACCGCCGATCCGCTATATATGGCGTCATATTCCATACGTTTTTCCGATCAATACTTTGAAGATTTTCTGCCTCTACAGAATGCTATATTCGTCGATGCTGGCGGCTTCAATGGTGATACAACAGAGGAATTCTGCAAACGATATCCAGATTATCGCGAAGTCATCTTGTTTGAGCCATCCGCCACCAACATGGCAGATGCCAAACTCAGATTGGCCGAACACCGCGATATACGATTCATCGAACAAGGTATTTCCGATGCCCCCGGCACACTATGGTTCAACTCGGATGCCGGCTCCGCGAGCGCGGTGAGTACCGAGGGTGCATGTCGTATCGACGTCACCACACTCGACATCGCACTCAGTGATGCCGTCACGTTCATCAAAATGGATCTCGAAGGTTGGGAAATGAAAGCACTGGCTGGTGCAGAACAACATATTCGCAACGATTATCCGACGCTGGCGATTTCGGTTTACCACAGCACCTCTGACTTCTGGCGTATCCCTGAATATATCGCCAGCATTCGGCAAGACTATGACATTTACCTGCGTCATTACACGGAAGGCTGGTCAGAAACCGTGATGTTCTTTATCCCCAAAACCACAGCCGATTGA
- a CDS encoding class I SAM-dependent methyltransferase, which translates to MNQLQTGPTGKPILIFPASMPRSLDYLEKCKRDGQAVIGSSSLAYDVSKEKYPAWAYLPYVNDPTFNDALQTLIAERNIGGIYTPNPVVWNYLNKVLKKISLDIRLVNTWPMNDELSGYRTAISRAAYVLDNPLSLASMHTPKPALSKLQIASLFRHGNVIPGMCDDAKINALYEIARNSCSGDVVEIGSAFGKSAFILARLSQCYGIGKVLCIDPWKSDFVIQNDNGGLVDNCIDQYDYDEALRVFEMNLLPYSVNDINYLRMPSSEAAQYYKSQRNVQSESFGNTEYTGRIALLHIDGNHSYEAAQADVEAWCTHVLRGGWIIIDDYIWPYGDGPQRVGDEFLRQHQAKIVVSFVMGSALFIQLSAPLQITE; encoded by the coding sequence ATGAATCAGCTACAAACCGGCCCTACAGGTAAACCAATCCTGATCTTCCCCGCCAGCATGCCGCGCTCGCTCGACTATCTCGAAAAATGTAAACGTGATGGCCAAGCAGTAATCGGCTCATCATCGCTAGCCTACGATGTCTCAAAAGAAAAGTATCCGGCATGGGCTTACCTACCATACGTCAATGACCCGACCTTTAACGACGCGCTGCAAACCTTGATTGCAGAACGCAACATCGGTGGAATCTATACCCCAAATCCAGTAGTCTGGAATTATTTGAACAAGGTATTGAAAAAAATTAGTCTCGATATCCGACTGGTCAACACATGGCCAATGAATGACGAGTTGAGCGGCTATCGCACCGCAATTTCCCGTGCTGCTTATGTGCTCGATAACCCGCTGTCATTAGCGTCCATGCATACGCCCAAACCTGCGCTGAGCAAGCTGCAAATTGCCTCTCTGTTCCGTCACGGCAATGTCATTCCAGGGATGTGCGACGATGCAAAAATCAATGCCTTGTACGAGATCGCCCGCAATAGTTGCAGCGGCGACGTTGTCGAAATCGGCAGCGCCTTCGGCAAATCCGCATTCATACTAGCGCGCCTGTCACAATGTTACGGTATCGGCAAGGTCTTATGTATCGATCCCTGGAAAAGTGATTTCGTGATACAGAACGACAATGGAGGCTTAGTCGATAATTGCATCGACCAATATGATTATGATGAAGCGCTGCGAGTGTTCGAAATGAATCTGTTGCCATACAGTGTCAACGACATCAATTATTTGCGCATGCCATCAAGCGAAGCGGCGCAGTATTACAAGTCGCAACGCAACGTGCAAAGCGAGTCGTTCGGCAACACCGAATATACGGGCCGGATCGCACTGCTACACATCGACGGCAACCACAGTTATGAAGCTGCCCAAGCCGACGTGGAAGCTTGGTGCACGCACGTATTACGCGGCGGCTGGATCATCATTGACGATTACATCTGGCCGTACGGCGATGGACCACAACGCGTAGGCGATGAATTTCTCCGGCAGCATCAAGCAAAAATTGTCGTATCCTTCGTAATGGGCAGTGCGCTATTCATTCAGCTGTCGGCACCACTACAGATAACAGAGTAA